Proteins encoded by one window of Tepidibacillus fermentans:
- the rpsA gene encoding 30S ribosomal protein S1 produces MVGEMNNEISNITTLQKGDLVKGKVLKIEDKQAIIDIGYKYDGILPIGEVTNVYVENIQDVIQIGDELELKVLRVNDEEEKLILSKKAIDQEKAWDILEKRKENNEVFEVKVAEIVKGGLIADVGVRGFIPSSLIENHYIDDFSDYKGKTLRVKIVELDRQKNRVILSQKDVLQEEKEKEKNTLFSQLQVGEVKDGIVRRITDFGVFVDIGGIDGLVHISEISWDRVEKPSDVLKEGQQVKVKIVRLDPETKRISLSIKETEPNPWKKAISTLKVDEIYLGTVKRLTNFGAFVEVMPNVEGLVHISQISHRHIGTPGEVLEVGQQVKVKILDIDRENQRISLSIKEAEEKETKAEEIPPEYEKKDTGFSVTLGDVIGDKLKDLK; encoded by the coding sequence ATGGTTGGAGAAATGAATAATGAAATTTCAAACATAACAACATTACAAAAAGGGGATCTCGTAAAGGGGAAAGTACTTAAAATTGAAGACAAACAAGCGATCATTGACATCGGTTATAAATATGACGGAATTCTCCCGATCGGTGAGGTTACCAATGTTTATGTCGAAAATATACAAGATGTCATACAGATTGGAGATGAGTTAGAGCTAAAGGTTCTTCGCGTGAATGATGAGGAAGAGAAATTAATTCTTTCAAAGAAAGCAATTGATCAGGAAAAGGCTTGGGACATCTTAGAAAAAAGAAAGGAAAATAATGAGGTATTTGAAGTGAAAGTGGCTGAAATTGTAAAAGGTGGTTTGATTGCCGATGTAGGTGTTCGTGGCTTCATTCCTTCTTCATTGATAGAAAACCATTATATCGATGATTTTTCTGATTATAAAGGTAAGACATTACGTGTAAAAATTGTTGAACTTGATCGGCAAAAAAATAGGGTTATCCTCTCGCAAAAAGATGTTTTACAAGAGGAAAAAGAAAAAGAAAAGAACACTCTTTTCTCCCAACTTCAAGTAGGAGAGGTGAAGGATGGAATCGTTCGAAGAATTACTGATTTTGGCGTTTTTGTCGATATTGGTGGAATCGATGGACTTGTTCACATTTCTGAAATATCATGGGATCGTGTAGAAAAGCCTTCTGATGTCTTGAAAGAAGGGCAACAGGTTAAAGTGAAGATTGTTCGCTTAGATCCTGAAACGAAACGAATCAGTTTAAGCATCAAAGAAACGGAACCTAATCCATGGAAAAAGGCAATAAGCACGTTGAAAGTGGATGAAATCTATTTAGGTACCGTGAAAAGGCTAACTAACTTTGGGGCTTTTGTTGAAGTAATGCCTAATGTCGAAGGACTAGTACATATTTCCCAGATTTCTCATCGACACATTGGAACACCAGGAGAGGTACTAGAAGTAGGACAACAAGTAAAGGTGAAAATATTAGACATTGATCGTGAAAATCAACGAATCAGTTTAAGTATAAAAGAAGCAGAAGAAAAAGAAACAAAGGCAGAAGAAATCCCGCCAGAATATGAGAAAAAAGATACCGGTTTTTCCGTCACTTTAGGTGATGTGATTGGAGATAAATTAAAGGATTTAAAATAA
- a CDS encoding YIEGIA family protein, with the protein MVNKEMIAVTLGVIVGFLNRIFMLRTDYRQYPTHKHGKMIHLSLGFIAAGLGAVAVPALLEENYTAITFLGLAAQQFRDVRNMERQTLSRLDELELVPRGYTYIEGIAMVFEGRNYLVIFAAFFTSMVTSLTNWKLGIVAGILTIVINQRYMSGLNIKDIADVRPAKIKIEGPHLFVENIYIMNIGLQTSQKIIEEHGMGIIITPKDMNSSVTLANLGQRQAILHNLSTILGVYRDSGEPSLVPLIKRDLNDGRLGVFFLPYNKNPEEAIRIVNLVPVLENAIRLPSESKEKEG; encoded by the coding sequence ATGGTGAATAAAGAGATGATAGCTGTTACACTCGGGGTCATAGTAGGATTTTTAAATAGAATCTTCATGTTGCGCACAGATTACCGACAATACCCTACACATAAACATGGTAAAATGATTCATTTATCACTAGGATTTATTGCAGCAGGCTTAGGTGCTGTTGCTGTGCCAGCTCTTTTAGAAGAGAATTATACAGCGATTACTTTTTTAGGACTAGCTGCCCAACAGTTTCGTGATGTGCGAAATATGGAAAGACAAACATTATCAAGGCTAGATGAATTAGAGTTAGTTCCAAGAGGTTATACCTATATCGAAGGAATCGCGATGGTTTTTGAAGGGAGAAATTATTTAGTAATATTTGCAGCTTTTTTTACTTCAATGGTCACTAGTTTAACCAATTGGAAATTAGGAATCGTGGCTGGAATTTTAACCATTGTGATTAATCAAAGATATATGTCCGGTTTAAATATTAAAGATATAGCGGATGTAAGACCAGCGAAAATAAAAATAGAGGGGCCTCATCTATTTGTTGAAAATATTTATATCATGAACATTGGATTACAAACATCACAAAAAATAATTGAGGAACATGGCATGGGTATAATTATAACCCCTAAGGATATGAATAGTAGTGTAACGCTGGCTAATTTAGGACAACGACAAGCGATACTTCATAATTTATCAACGATCCTAGGTGTTTATCGAGATTCAGGAGAACCTTCACTTGTTCCATTAATTAAGAGGGATCTTAACGATGGAAGACTCGGTGTTTTTTTTCTTCCGTACAATAAGAATCCAGAAGAAGCAATACGGATTGTAAATCTGGTACCTGTACTAGAAAACGCAATTAGATTACCGTCTGAATCGAAAGAAAAAGAGGGATAA
- a CDS encoding capping complex subunit for YIEGIA: MGTTIQNYILAIVTINEDKVKSGSAPIFIAKSEEELQRTAFLLEKILDGMAHDLENGTLIIVRH; this comes from the coding sequence ATGGGAACGACAATTCAAAATTATATTCTTGCTATTGTAACAATTAATGAAGATAAAGTAAAGAGTGGTAGTGCACCGATCTTTATTGCGAAGAGTGAAGAAGAATTACAAAGAACAGCATTTCTATTAGAAAAAATTTTAGATGGAATGGCTCATGATTTAGAGAACGGAACATTGATCATTGTGCGACACTAA
- a CDS encoding YphA family membrane protein, translating to MLLIIVLFFLLSWIEIPLFYGLKVNLGGFFLPIIVYFYLWVHVDNNRIYSFFSVMLLGAIYLSLRVFLRSDPILIIFEESIQISLFLSMIILFMAQNLIDAFSLYLGGYVMGELFFLFYNWGNRQSEFVLGDQLVRDILVFGSFEIWMAWMLIELFKQWNKQRKIRIWRKRQINGE from the coding sequence ATGCTATTGATTATTGTTCTATTCTTTCTATTGTCTTGGATTGAAATTCCTTTATTTTATGGACTAAAAGTGAATCTTGGAGGATTTTTCTTGCCAATAATTGTCTATTTCTACCTATGGGTTCATGTTGACAATAATCGGATTTACTCATTCTTTTCCGTAATGCTATTAGGTGCAATTTATCTTAGTCTAAGAGTATTTTTACGATCAGATCCAATCCTCATCATTTTTGAAGAATCGATTCAAATTTCTTTATTCTTATCGATGATCATACTATTTATGGCTCAGAATTTGATTGATGCTTTTAGTTTGTATTTGGGTGGATACGTAATGGGTGAGCTATTCTTTTTATTCTACAATTGGGGGAATAGACAATCAGAGTTTGTTTTAGGAGATCAATTAGTAAGAGATATTCTCGTGTTTGGATCATTTGAAATCTGGATGGCATGGATGTTGATTGAGCTATTCAAACAATGGAATAAACAAAGAAAAATTCGCATATGGAGGAAAAGACAAATCAATGGTGAATAA